The DNA segment gtcaatattttatagtttttaccATGCCTCATCGAATACTATACAATATCATCCAACATCCAGCAAGTAGTACCAATGTCCGCACTAGAAATAGACAGGTCGTCAGTTGAACAAATCCGTGGGAAAACTGTTGACTTCGGCCTGTTCCAATACTGGGTTGCCATCGATCGTGTATGATATTCTTATTCTTAGACGGAGCGGAGtctaaaaaagataaataaagttaaaattggTACATGTGGAAATTTCCCATataccaaatatattttggaagTTCTCAGGAAAGCTTCACCAATACTATAATACTGACCTTAGAAGGATTAGTGACTTTTAGAAGTTGGGTGATCTCTCCTTGTGGCATGAGTACGCTTCCCGATGGAGACATCATGTCCAGGCGGAATgtctaaaacaattttttttaacatcttAAATTGGtttgaattgaaaataatacaggAAGAGATATATAATGTCATTATAAATGAACGCCATTATAACACGGTACTCTTACAACGCATTTTCATATTACGCGGGAATTTCACACGTTATATATCAGTACTGTGACATTTCGTCCATAaggtttttcttaataattaaatgccGTTTAACGAGAACAATTGAACGTGAATAATTTGTACATAACACGTCTTATGGGGTTCCCAGTTTCCCATAACGCGGAACCAATCTACCGTGTTATAGGCGGGATTACTGTATTACAACTTCTAACTACTAGAAAATTACGCACTTATACACTATATTCAAAAacagtattatattatgtatatattatttctaaatcaTAGTACTTAAGTATATGTTTTCACCAAATTGTAtcgaattatataaaaagttttgaacCCGAGGCCTGCGACCACACAAGAGATACGTACTCTGGGCACGGCTGCTTGAAAGAGGAACTCGCTCATAGCGGTGTCAGCAGTGGAATGCGCCTTCATAGTGATAGTAGCCGTCTCTCCTCCGCGTTGAACGTGCAGTTCTACTTTGAGCCCATTACGGTCTAGAGCTGTTACTATGGTATCTGAAAAAAGAAGTCTTATAAGCTGCCAACGAAATGTCCAACGAAATGGAATGCGCGGTACAAGGGAGGTGAAAGGGGCAGAGATGGTCCGTGCCTGTTCAGACTTAACGCCTGCGCAAATATTACGTCGAAACACCATCACGGGAACATTGGCGTCACCCGTCAGACGCTTGAAGATTCTTCATACAAATCTGTCTACTCATGTCACTTGACGTACGATCATTGTACAATTCACATCCTTTTttgaattacattaatttattaagtacctgggcatttaatttacacaacaACTTTTAACAGTGCCTTATATGCAACGAACTAGATCAACGCATCTTGTTTACAttcctttttaatttgaaatgttttttttttatagaactgggcaaacgggcaggagactcacctgatgttaagtgatacttcCGCTCCTGGACACTCagtgccagagggctcgcgagtgcgttgccggccttttaagaattggtacgcccttttcttgaaggttATCGTTTTATCGGCAATTCAAATATTGCAGATGCCGATATATCAGTATCGGTATCGGATGCGTCACTACATGGGTACGACtcctataatatttgaatttaaaaaaaaatcgctttGATGGGCGCAAAATCATTTGCTTccttaaaaatttatgaaacagGTGTagccatataaaaattcaaataatatttcttttaacacaaatcttaaattaatatcataacGATTCTGGCAACGCAATATACAATTGAACATAGACAATAAGATTGTAATGAGAACaaagacattaaaataaaacataccaGGCGCTTGCATCTGTGTTATTGGGGCTGGCGATGTGAATAGGCCGTCAAGTAGGGGCGAAACATTGTTGTTTGCTACGCTCATAGGCGTGGTGATAGGGGCGCCCATTACACCCATGGGCGCTTGAGCGGGCGCTGTTAGGTCCAGACCGCTTAGGAGATCGAGGATATCCTGAAAATTTACGAAATGTTATAGTATTTGATAATTTCTTCGTTCGGAAATTATTCTAAAATGAATCAGTTTtttttggcaatttttttaaaacatttgcgATGGCTTATTTACATTTCGTGGTTCTTatctattattactaaaaaaatcacacaatagttaaaaataaataaaaatatgcttcaattaataaatattatataaataatatacatatatttttttaaatctttataacATAGTGATAAAAGAAAGTTTAACCAACTACAAACACCTGTCAACATTATTAACCTTTTTCTATAGAACAGAGTACCAAAAGGGCAGCACgatcatctgatgttaagttatagcCGCATGgccactctcaatgccagagagctcttgagagtgcgttgccggccttttacgaattgtacattattttcttattttattaatgtcctATTGAACCGACTCAGATGAAACTATTTCCATAAGTTGGAATATTCAATACATCTTACTGACACATACGAAAAACAGATCAATACCAACAAACATATAGGCGATACTGAGTAGGCCGTCGTCCGTGGACACTCATATTGCCGAAAGGCtctcaagtgcgttgccgtccTATAAagctacgctcttttcttgaaggaccctcagTCGAATATTGTTTGATTAATGTcagttaaaagaaaaacatcttACATTAGTAGTATTATTGTTAGCGGCAGGTGGTGCGTGTTCAACATCTCCATTGGACAATGGCTCCGAACCGATTATAAGATCCAACAGCgcgtcctgaaaaaaaaactttatatgtaGGCACGTATTAGACTAAATTgacataaaatactttaccgggatttatgtaacctaacattagttaagttatatatatattagttaacaATTAGAAGTACTACACAATCAACTTGGCACCTGTGTGGAATGTGCTTATTAAGGTGTACTtgcaacaaagtgttaataaataaatataaattaggtattgtaaaaaaatatgttacgcGCGCGCATcctttgtgtttttttaaactaaaattatatttgttttattaacctATATAGAACTGTTACCAAAAATTACATTCAACCCCCTTATTGATAAACGTTGATATTGTAAAAAGTCAATAGATACCTACTATCGGGGCCTTAAAGAATACTTGAATTTTTGTGCAGTTAGTAATCACTATGACGTCATCACAGCGAGCCTAGTTAACTTCTGCGTGTAGTACAAACTAAAAGTCAACAATCATTtattacttgaaactggcatatagtcaaaactattgccattatatttaaaaaaaccaatCATTTATCACTTGTAGCCAACAAGTAAAGGTCCGTTTTGGTAGTAATAAATATGGcccatatttattagtaatcttagGGAGTAGTAGTAGGAAGTAATACGTAacgtcaagaatctccaaaaaagGAAAGCCGCGCGTTCAAGACTGATATGGTTTTGTTagtaaagttatattatgttcTTACATATCATGAAATTGATGTTTTGCcttactggccactttgagcTCTTCggttaggaattccaaattaaattttttacagctatttacttGAGCATTTGTTTCAGCAGTAGCAGGTGAGCAGTAGCTTcgttttagaaatatttgcaagattcataaaaacttctatgtattttttagtaaaaacttcGGGGTTGGTTTCttctttttaatagacattGTTTTGACAGTTGGAGAGAACGCACGAGTGCgggaaagttaaaaaaaagcacGAGTGTGTAATAGCCCACATCCCGAACGCTATACGTCCCTGCAATACGCCACTTTTGAGCAACcgtataaatagtatatttcattacaaatGCGGAAAGCCTGTCATTGCAGAGTTTCGACAAAttgacatattaaaaaaaaaagaaaaaacaagtTGCAATGACGGCTCCGCACGTGTACTGAACAACTAACATTTCGCTTTCTAAActgaacaattatttatttattatttattaacacttcgttacattacaatattaaaaaatttaacatgattaaatcaaaaggagggcagcaactggcggccttatcgctttcgagcgatctcttccaggcaaccactgtgagtacaggaaaaaaaatgtattaaattacataagatattattaattattatttataatattaaaaatgatatatgtTACATAGGGGAGGGGAAGggaacataaaataaaggGGGCTTAGATAACCGAaggagggggggggggtcctgGGCACTGTTCCGGGAGGTCCGACAAGCAACATAGGAATATCTATATCTATACACGCTTTAGAAGCGAAATTAatcgaaataactaataccTGATCGGGTTGCGTAGTGTGCGCTGGCGCAGCTGGTTCGATTTCTGTGTCGCTGTCGTCTCTCTCACCCGTGCTGACCACTTCCATGGCTGGCATCCTCTCTAGGAGCGCAGGTCGCAGGTTCGCATATTGTCTGAAACatacaattacatataaacaatCTACTTAATAAATACCATTATATATGTGGGAGCAATGGCGCTGGTATCGgctgtcatttttattacaattcaataacatcaaagtcaaattattaTAGTGTGGGGagtaacatatattttgttgaataaagtttacaataattattcagTAGAACAGTGTGGGCCTAGTGGCTCCAGCAGACTCCTTTCCCTGAGGTTTTGCCTcgtcgacggcatgtgtcagacacaggaggctgatcatctacttgcctatcagattgacaaattatcatgaaatcTAGGtcgagaaataaatatttctaaaatattatttagaaagaaaacaattttctaaccggattaaagctatcgGTATtagtataaacttataattattttacataattttaaatttaaaatttaccgacgtttcgcgtgctttacacgCGCATGCGTGCGTGGTCGCGGTGACctaagacaaaaggtgttaaatgtcaaaagtatcacagctgtggAGAACgttgtgttatttatttccccggagttggtatcgactaaaagatgacgggtttttaaaataattaataataatacaaatagctttaatccggttaaaaaagtgtttcctTTCAATGTGTTAAAGCTATGTTAcccaaagacaatattatttaggTTAAATATTCTTACCTAAACAGCTGCGACAGTTCAACACCACGTTGTTGCAGCTCTATGTGAATATGGGAGCCGAATGTATCAACGATGACGCGTAttttactgaaaaaaaaaagtttgttatttttaatactgttgTTTGACCGAATGAtgttttggatttttttatgtaataagaggcaaacgggcaggagactcaGCTTATTTTAGGTGACACCGGacggctcgcaagtgcgttgctggcctttttagaattggtacgctctttggtaggttataaataaaattaaataaactgcaatgttgttaataataataatggattGTAGGATTTGGAGATAAAAGATGGACGTTAAAGATATGAAAAGGACCAAGAGGAAGAGAAAGAAAGCCGTGATAAGAAGAGATATTTGGAAAAAGGAGTACCCGTGAAGGAGAAGGATGAATATTAGgataagaagaaaaaaatgtatgaaatatatataaaaaattaagctttttttatagctatttctttttgtaatgattggaaattaaacaggatttattatcattattattaaaagagtttttgttattttcattacACACCATCTATGAATTCTTTTAAGTTCGGGTTCTATATCTAGAACAGCAGTCGTAATTTCTACGAGCCGtaaatattagaataaaaaccGGGCGTCATAGTTTGAGAAccgttaaaaatacaatattcgcgagttattatcaaaaataaagtgaaaaccaaagacaattacAACTTACTCTTGGCTGGGTTGTGTGGTGAATCGAGTTGACAGCTTGGCCAAAGATAACAGAAGGAACTCCTTCGTGGTGATCGACAGTTGCGTGGACCATAACAACTTCTGGTATATATCGATCACGTACTCTTCCGACGGACGGACAAATTCATctggaaattattataaacattacatttaagAGGATAGAATAGAGTGTGTTAATAGCTTATTTTCATTATCGGCCAGTTGagtaaatcctttttttactGTTGTCGAAATTCTTAAGAGttccatataaattaatttataccaTTCATAACATATTAGCAATTTttctgattaaaaataaatttagcgTACGAGCCAAGGCACATTTTGCTCACTGAGGCTTTCTTAgtcccgagagcatagccagacgtattTCAACTGTTACCTTGCATTCATTCGTATATAggaattaacattttattatttcgcttatattatatatatattttttaatttataacactaCTTCCCTGCCAGTGTCTAGGGATTTTTTACCtcatattttttccaaaataaaaacaacatacattttattgtcttttgttaacatagctgtTACACATAaggaaaaacactttttgaacggattgaaactatgtattattattaaaaacttataattatttacataattctaaattttaatttttttccggaTTTTCGCGCAATAAGTtaggcaataaatacagataacacaactttctctgcagctgtgatacttttgaaatttaacaccttttgtcttcagtcacgcacgctgaaaagcacgcgatacgtcggaaaaaaattaaaatttagaattatgttatttacataattctaaatttataattacataattataagtttttaataataatacatagcttcaatccgttcaaaaagtgtttttcttaacatagctttcaccgtgaccacgtaCGCTGctcacgcgaaacgtcggaaaaaaattaaaattatgtaaataattgtaagtttataataataatacatagcttcaatccgtttaaaaagtgttttcttaacatacattttattaatttcgcttatatatattgtacgcgagtggttaatatagagtgaCACTAAAAGCCTCCTGTCCTAAATGTCCTGTCCACTGATATAGActatatatacagttattttgATGACTTTATACtttagaatataaatacataccaATTCCATCATCATCGACCATGGATATGGCGTTGCTTGCTTCCGACACCAACATGTCTCCGTACTCTCCTATCGTCCAAGCAGCCACCTGTAAGTGgacattcaaataaatatttttatcaatatttatataaattacactcATATAgggaatataaataaaaaatcagacAAACAGTTTCGGctttacagatttttttatcgaaacttttaaatatgaattttgtttCTTATACCATATTGAAGCtacaacaaatataattaagaaaatatgttcgatataaaaaatgcataaaaataactataggTCCttcatacaataaaaaaacactatttaaATGTAgagaaaaataagtttttttaaatcccaTTCTAACTGACATTGTACCCATATTTAAGGTctttgcaataaaaataataataattaaaaaaaacatacataacagaaaaaaatattcacacaTGAAAAAAATCAGAGACAATACAGACCATTAATTGaaactataaacaaaatttaattggtATAAAAAAGCAAGAAAACAGTtactgtaaattttaatacatatatataattctaatgtACGCGTGTATGCCACTGTACTGCTCTTGAACGGCTTGACcgatatgaattattttttttgtatggcGCCCTGGATGGTTGAAATTCACAAAgcggcagatggcgctgcagtcggtataaataaatcttctgCGCATGTGTTCGTAATTAAACTAAGCGGCTGAACAGATTAGGATGAATTTTATTGTGTGTACAAATGGAGTGGAGAATGATTTACTAGATATTTTGTTTCTACGACGCGTGTACAGGAAAGCGCTAGATCcgctagtattatataaaaaaacttaaaaaccaTATGAACCCCTCTCCAAAAATACCTGTATAATCGGCTGTTTTTCAGTAGAATCACCACAAACAGCTGATCTTTCCAAAGAGATCCACAATCGCTGAGACGCATACGCTTGCCTCTCACCGGGAGCAGacgatattatttgtatcgtgtTCGATACTGTATCATCTCGAAGGTAATTCCCAGCCTGTAATAATTGCAAATTTCAAGTTAGTTAACACGAAGTTTCGTTAAAGAGAGAGCGCTATAAACTTGAAGCAAACTTATCTTCAATAGTACATATAACGACCGTACTGTTTTCACATTAACATGGTAACCATGGCAACCAATACTTAGACTACGCTTCGTCTATAACCTTTGCTTTGAATTTGGAAGGACAGttttcatagaaaaaaaacaatgtcttttttgtttctgtttcTGTGTTTAATCtgtgttttttctaatatgcaAGAACATTATCAGCCTTTTGTTCttaacacacgccgtcaacctTTTGCGTCTAAGGgaggtttcctcgcgatgttttcttcaccgtacaagcgtgtaaatgcacacatatttaacaaaaatccaTTGATGAGCCGTGATACGAACGCACAATTTCAGGGTTGAGACAAAGAAAAGGTGATGGAAGACGTAAACTTCGTACTACACGCTGTATTCGTCAATAATACAAACACGCATCACATTGGATCGGTCCACGGAGAATGGAACATCAGCAGCGAAACATGAGGTATGTGAAATTCTTCCTCTCTTGCTGTTATTCTTTCAATAATCGTCCATAGCAGTGAGGATTCGCTTCTCCCGTGTGTCAACCATCAGTCCACACTCTCGCTTTAGTTATACCGtgctaaataattataagaatttCTCTCCCATAACGCCATATTGAGATGGGTTGTGTATATTTCCAATTCTTTCGATCTAAGGACGTGGTTGCCCCGCCACACCAACTACTATACTTTAATGATCACatacaaaaatgaataatGTTTTTCAAGAAAGCATGTCGCATTTTTATTTCGAAACTGTTACAAACgaaatttttactaaatatagtTATCAATGCCATTTTGTCCAAATCGTCAAAATTTTCAGAAGGAATTTGATAAGTCTATTTAATTCCCCAGTATTTTGGTAGAAGGCgctaaattttaaagttactaaactgaaatttaaaacaaaattattagcGAAACCGTTACTACACAAGTGGTCACCTAGCATTAAGGGAATTgacttaaaagtttataaaaaagcgTAACTATTTGTTTAGCTACGGCAAATTTTgacattaatgtaaattattttatatataattgataaagtgtgtttttttagtttagtcatagtttatttttatacgaaatTAATGCTAGGgcaataacattttttgtttaactcACCTGTggataaatatctttaaaataaattataatagtcCTTATATTAgctagaattttattttgaatatagtaATTTTCGTTCGCattgttttcaaattaataatacataattgaaGAATTAATGATTTCAAAAGTGTGACTATGAAAATTAAAGTtcctataaatatgtaatcatagaaaatattaaattatataactgcACACCTTAAAAATAAGCCGACAATTTAACAAGTAAtctcaaaaatatatctaataagttgcttacttttttataaagagaTAAATAATGATGCAAAAATCGTAAAGTCTTTCTCATgtaaaatttagtatttttgtttaataacagTTTCGAAATCAAGGTGCCATGTGTACTCGAAAAGCTCAACATCCACGAAGAATTTATTCTAACGTACCTTCAATAGGACCTGGAACAGCGTATCCAAATGCCACTTGCTGGACGGCGCATATCTCTCGGCGGCCAGAACCATTGCACTGGAGCAATGCGCTTTGAACTCAGCATCAGACCTCTCCAGGAAGAGGAGCAGCTCCTTCATCATAACACGGATGTTCTGACTGTTGATTAGGGCGAACGAGAGCTCCATCGCGCGACGACGAATGGACACATCTGGATcctacatattttaacatttattagatatatatatatatatatatatatatatatatatatatctaatatatataattctcatgtcacaatgttcgtccCCATACCCCTCCGAAACAGCTACATCGattcttatgattttttatgcatattcagtaagtctgagaatcggctactatctatcttttaaacccctaagtgataaggagTGCTCATcccaaaaaaaattttttttggataacatttttttttaaattttattatgtggcattaaaaaatacataaaacccTGAATATTCACCcctctattttttattataatagatgattatttttattgaactaaaaaatgtgtcatggcaaaacaacgtttgccgggttagctagtatatttatatataaacctccagacctcagatttctgtatctgtttcgttatTTCTAATAGTAATTAGGTGATCAGGCGTCTGTGTGTGACACAGGCCGTCGACTttatgggtctaaggcaaaccgaTTTCtccacaatgttttccttcaccgtacgagctaGTAAATGGGCACATAGACAGCGGATCAAACCTTCAAACACTGCTCATTATACATAACAGGTAACAAACCTATAGACAacttaaatagaatataataatagaaaatatatgacatataGACTATATTTACTTCTagctatttcataaaaaaaacaggaaagttaaaaaaaaattgaggtCAAATTTCACAAAGTAACTAAGTctgtaagtatatatatatctgttttttttatatatttttgctttattgACGTAAGAAACTTCTTATGAAAATCATAGATAGAAAAGTAGTTGTTTTAAGTCAATAAAGAGAGTTCTTAGTTTCTTCATTCCTTGGAAATACATTCCAAATATACagttgtataaattaatacgaCTTTACAGTAATTCAGTTTTAGTAGAAAAGTCGGAAATTAGACTTTGCCATGTGGCCTAAAGCAATCTTTAGAGACCCGACTTTCAATTCGTAGGAATATAATCAAAATCTGTTCAGCAGCTTAATTGGTATATCTTACAAATGCTTCGTCAAGATTCAGATGTAAAATTCACTACTGAAGTTTTTCCGAAACAATTCCACTAAAAGGCTTGCAACGCACTTCTATCAATCCATCCATGGCCGGCTCACTTCAGATGAACTACTGCCTGTTGGACCTTGTTCTAAAATACTAACCTTCAAACACTCCAATATAGTTGTTCTGTGCCGTTGAACCGCTGACGTATCAACGTGGACCGTCCTCAGTAGTGTATTGAGCGCCACATATCGTATATTCTTGTCATTATTAAGAAGGAAACgccctaaaatatttatggccAGCACACGCAAGCTACTCTCAGACTTAATGTCCATGATGGAGAGTACTGTTTCGTATAATATTGTGTTGCCAACGTTCTTGCTCGTTTCAGTATTCGTGGCGACTTGGGCAAGAATATCGTTCATCGCTTCAGAAGCTTCAGCATCGTTTTTGCCTAGTATTCGCAGCAGGCGGAGAATTTTCACCTGGAAattttgtctatatttttatatgttctcAAGTTTGGTCAAAATTTTCGTAAcacgtataataataatcttttattcaTCCACATCTTATTGacatacatttaacaaaaaaagataTAGTAGATAGATCAGACATAAGAGATAGATCTCTGGCCGGGAGGAGGCCTCCTCAAGGCCTAAACAAAGCTTATTAGTAGCTCCATATTGTTAATTGCATGCTTAAAGAAGggaattaagaatatttttaccttCGCTTGCGAATATGGAACCGAAATGAAAATCGAAATATCAAATCGCTTGTCAACAGCATCTTTAGACAACAACCAGATATcaagatgttttttttctaacgaGGACCGgccttcatttgtttttattttcattttttaatatatttaagtaattgacttatgttttcttttcttatatttcgtttataaatttaatcagttttggctttgtatattgtctaagtgttttcttttacaataCGGATATATATAGCtgtaagattatatatttgatgaaTAAATGGtcttcataaaaatatcaagatCTGTGGCAGTATATTGACGTAACACCGCTGTCAACCAAATTAGCTTTTCGCACTCTAGCAGCTCATCCCTCCTTAACATAAACTCTAGAATAATGCCTTACCTGAAGGAATGGGTCGGAAACACCGCTAACATCATGCTCCGGTGAATAACCAGCAAGTATGAGGTTCTTCAATATTCGCACCAGGTTCGGCACAatctataaatgtttttgattAATGCCtgataaaactaaaagtattGCTCACAAATACAGAAAGCCATTTACATCGACAGGCATACTAAATACTGGTTGAAAGAAAGAATTCAAAATACCGGGTCTGAGTGAGTTCCAAGGGctaaacaaaaatactattaaccaataaaataaaatccctGATCTGATTAA comes from the Pieris brassicae chromosome 4, ilPieBrab1.1, whole genome shotgun sequence genome and includes:
- the LOC123708408 gene encoding AP-1 complex subunit gamma-1 isoform X7 yields the protein MAYPMYEVDWSVLPPDQNRRFNPAFNIATIKQVVNEAIERVRMQTPTRLRDLIRQIRAARTAAEERSVVNKECAYIRSTFREEDSVWRCRNIAKLLYIHMLGYPAHFGQLECLKLIASPRFTDKRVGYLGAMLLLDERQDVHLLITNCLKNDLNSNTQFVVGLALCTLGAIASPEMARDLASEVERLIKSPNAYIKKKAALCAFRIIRRVPDLMEMFLPATRSLLTEKNHGVLITGVTLITEMCENSPDTLNHFKKIVPNLVRILKNLILAGYSPEHDVSGVSDPFLQVKILRLLRILGKNDAEASEAMNDILAQVATNTETSKNVGNTILYETVLSIMDIKSESSLRVLAINILGRFLLNNDKNIRYVALNTLLRTVHVDTSAVQRHRTTILECLKDPDVSIRRRAMELSFALINSQNIRVMMKELLLFLERSDAEFKAHCSSAMVLAAERYAPSSKWHLDTLFQVLLKAGNYLRDDTVSNTIQIISSAPGERQAYASQRLWISLERSAVCGDSTEKQPIIQVAAWTIGEYGDMLVSEASNAISMVDDDGIDEFVRPSEEYVIDIYQKLLWSTQLSITTKEFLLLSLAKLSTRFTTQPSQDKIRVIVDTFGSHIHIELQQRGVELSQLFRQYANLRPALLERMPAMEVVSTGERDDSDTEIEPAAPAHTTQPDQDALLDLIIGSEPLSNGDVEHAPPAANNNTTNDILDLLSGLDLTAPAQAPMGVMGAPITTPMSVANNNVSPLLDGLFTSPAPITQMQAPDTIVTALDRNGLKVELHVQRGGETATITMKAHSTADTAMSEFLFQAAVPRTFRLDMMSPSGSVLMPQGEITQLLKVTNPSKTPLRLRIRISYTIDGNPVLEQAEVNSFPTDLFN
- the LOC123708408 gene encoding AP-1 complex subunit gamma-1 isoform X5, which translates into the protein MAYPMYEVDWSVLPPDQNRRFNPAFNIATIKQVVNEAIERVAPVSVRMQTPTRLRDLIRQIRAARTAAEERSVVNKECAYIRSTFREEDSVWSRCRNIAKLLYIHMLGYPAHFGQLECLKLIASPRFTDKRVGYLGAMLLLDERQDVHLLITNCLKNDLNSNTQFVVGLALCTLGAIASPEMARDLASEVERLIKSPNAYIKKKAALCAFRIIRRVPDLMEMFLPATRSLLTEKNHGVLITGVTLITEMCENSPDTLNHFKKIVPNLVRILKNLILAGYSPEHDVSGVSDPFLQVKILRLLRILGKNDAEASEAMNDILAQVATNTETSKNVGNTILYETVLSIMDIKSESSLRVLAINILGRFLLNNDKNIRYVALNTLLRTVHVDTSAVQRHRTTILECLKDPDVSIRRRAMELSFALINSQNIRVMMKELLLFLERSDAEFKAHCSSAMVLAAERYAPSSKWHLDTLFQVLLKAGNYLRDDTVSNTIQIISSAPGERQAYASQRLWISLERSAVCGDSTEKQPIIQVAAWTIGEYGDMLVSEASNAISMVDDDGIDEFVRPSEEYVIDIYQKLLWSTQLSITTKEFLLLSLAKLSTRFTTQPSQDKIRVIVDTFGSHIHIELQQRGVELSQLFRQYANLRPALLERMPAMEVVSTGERDDSDTEIEPAAPAHTTQPDQDALLDLIIGSEPLSNGDVEHAPPAANNNTTNDILDLLSGLDLTAPAQAPMGVMGAPITTPMSVANNNVSPLLDGLFTSPAPITQMQAPDTIVTALDRNGLKVELHVQRGGETATITMKAHSTADTAMSEFLFQAAVPRTFRLDMMSPSGSVLMPQGEITQLLKVTNPSKTPLRLRIRISYTIDGNPVLEQAEVNSFPTDLFN